The following are from one region of the Coccinella septempunctata chromosome 7, icCocSept1.1, whole genome shotgun sequence genome:
- the LOC123316433 gene encoding THAP domain-containing protein 1-like: MPNMCCVPGCRGNYRNGPKVHVFKFPTDTCLLKKWISAIPRQNFEPSVFSRVCEKHFGDDNFIKSTSAKDSRTGHTVTVPLKIPRLRRDAVPTLFPNCPKYLSKDIKL, encoded by the exons ATGCCCAATATGTGTTGTGTTCCGGGGTGTAGGGGAAATTATCGAAACGGGCCGAAAGTGCACGTTTTTAAGTTCCCAACGGATACGTGTTTACTTAAAAAGTGGATTTCCGCCATTCCTAGGCAAAATTTTGAACCATCCGTTTTCAGCAGAGTTTGTGAGAAACATTTTGGAGACGATAATTTCATCAAATCCACTTCAGCCAAGGATTCTAGAACTGGCCATACAGTAACAGTACCTCTGAAAATCCCTAGGTTAAGAAGAGATGCTGTTCCTACTCTGTTTCCAAACTGTCCTAAGTATTTATCGAAAGATATCAAG TTATAA
- the LOC123316431 gene encoding uncharacterized protein LOC123316431, with protein sequence MRQRQSRAISKNHVLRKFCIEKARRDLILRNSCASFVIQICTFLILSISHFAITIYILELRVLIFVLQLILESIPIVYLLHLYSPIWMFRTVQILYQEFKNFISFPPTRGTEGALIKTFLSRFQIEEHFERRFVCCSFPFLKAGSTAYQKVLGIQNRSGKRSDLSILSNL encoded by the exons ATGCGCCAGCGCCAGTCGCGCGCAATCTCTAAAAATCATGTGTTAAGAAAATTCTGCATAGAAAAGGCCAGAAGGGATTTGATCTTGAGAAACTCATGTGCTTCCTTTGTGATTCAGATTTGTACCTTTTTAATTTTATCTATATCTCATTTCGCAATTACTATCTACATCCTGGAATTGAGGGTGTTAATATTCGTTCTTCAGTTAATAC TTGAGAGTATACCTATAGTGTATCTGCTTCATTTGTATTCACCGATTTGGATGTTCcgaactgtacaaatactgtaTCAGGAATTCAAGAATTTTATTAGCTTTCCTCCTACAAGGG GGACTGAGGGAGCTCTCATAAAGACTTTCCTCTCAAGATTTCAAATTGAAGAGCATTTTGAAAGGAGATTTGTGTGCTGTTCTTTTCCATTTCTCAAGGCAGGATCCACCGCCTATCAAAAGGTGCTTGGAATTCAAAATCGATCAGGAAAAAGGTCAGATCTGTCCATTTTGAGCAATTTGTAG